A region from the Algoriphagus machipongonensis genome encodes:
- a CDS encoding cytochrome c oxidase subunit 3, with translation MEHPKETKTWLQRLESLHHYETLLFLGMVGSGLLFLFLTVAFLFSDRKYLEGLNQKVPVSFVVSTVLIILSGYTATKMRYYYQEENTLKLQAALRNTLLLGLAFTLFQLVGWLELTNMGVNFTGIPSGSFLYVLSGIHIFHLLGAMIFAIILLRQIRKHQEDQIKNLVLLTNPYEKMRIRLFTVYWHFMDAIWLILFFLFVLSF, from the coding sequence ATGGAGCATCCAAAAGAGACCAAAACTTGGCTACAGAGATTGGAAAGTCTGCATCATTACGAAACGCTTTTGTTTTTGGGAATGGTGGGCAGTGGTCTTCTTTTTCTTTTTTTGACGGTTGCTTTTCTCTTTTCGGATCGAAAATACCTTGAGGGACTGAATCAGAAAGTTCCGGTTTCATTTGTTGTTTCCACGGTTCTGATCATTCTGAGTGGCTATACAGCTACCAAAATGAGGTACTATTATCAAGAAGAAAATACCCTAAAACTTCAGGCTGCCCTTCGAAACACCCTTCTACTTGGTTTGGCTTTTACGCTTTTCCAGTTAGTAGGATGGCTGGAGTTGACGAATATGGGTGTTAATTTTACAGGAATCCCCAGCGGAAGCTTCCTCTATGTGTTATCCGGTATTCATATTTTCCACTTATTGGGAGCGATGATTTTTGCCATCATTTTATTGCGGCAGATTCGAAAGCACCAAGAAGACCAGATCAAAAATCTTGTGTTGCTTACCAATCCTTATGAAAAAATGAGGATTCGGTTATTCACAGTCTATTGGCACTTTATGGATGCAATCTGGTTGATTTTGTTTTTCCTTTTTGTCCTAAGTTTTTAA
- a CDS encoding SRPBCC family protein: MKLTLKTSVEKDYLAVKAEFGKELFEKLNPPFPPVKLLQFDGSKKGDLVSLELNFILFRQKWISEIVEDQTNEKEFYFVDQGKILPFFLKSWKHKHRIIKSENGSIIQDEINYSSPFGLMTFLMYPLLWVQFAYRKPIYRRFFRKES, from the coding sequence ATGAAACTGACTCTTAAAACTTCGGTAGAGAAAGATTATCTAGCAGTAAAAGCTGAATTTGGGAAGGAGCTATTTGAAAAGCTTAATCCACCTTTCCCACCAGTAAAACTCCTACAGTTTGATGGATCCAAGAAAGGGGATTTGGTATCTCTGGAGTTAAACTTTATTCTTTTTCGCCAAAAATGGATAAGTGAAATTGTGGAAGATCAAACAAATGAAAAGGAATTCTACTTTGTGGATCAAGGCAAGATTTTACCTTTCTTCCTAAAAAGCTGGAAACATAAGCATCGCATCATTAAATCTGAAAATGGAAGTATCATACAGGATGAAATCAACTATTCTTCCCCTTTCGGGTTAATGACATTCCTGATGTATCCCTTGCTATGGGTACAATTTGCCTATAGAAAACCCATTTACCGCAGGTTTTTTAGAAAGGAGAGTTAG
- a CDS encoding Fur family transcriptional regulator, translating to MADKALIEKAKKIFEYFLSKKGSRKTPERFSVIDELYSLPEDEHMDVEGLFLSMRNKGYTISRATIYNTLDLLVESGLAVKHQFKDKVALYEQALTYKHHDHHVCNQCRKIREFSDPKINEIKETVGAEFNSSIKSHSLVLYGDCLIKDCENKLDLV from the coding sequence ATGGCCGATAAAGCACTTATAGAAAAAGCGAAAAAGATTTTTGAATATTTTCTCTCCAAAAAAGGAAGTAGAAAAACCCCAGAAAGGTTTTCAGTGATCGATGAGCTTTATTCCTTGCCAGAGGATGAGCACATGGATGTAGAGGGCCTTTTTCTTAGCATGCGCAATAAGGGTTATACCATCAGTCGAGCGACTATTTACAACACATTGGATCTTTTGGTAGAAAGTGGCCTTGCTGTCAAGCACCAGTTTAAAGACAAAGTGGCTTTATATGAGCAGGCTTTGACTTACAAGCATCATGACCATCATGTCTGCAACCAATGTAGAAAAATCCGAGAATTCTCCGATCCAAAAATCAATGAGATCAAGGAGACTGTGGGAGCAGAATTTAACTCCTCCATCAAAAGTCATTCTCTGGTATTATATGGTGACTGCCTCATCAAAGACTGTGAAAACAAATTGGACTTAGTCTAA
- a CDS encoding aspartyl protease family protein, which yields MNHRIAVLLFLCFFFIEKGISQVPGFYMKEEKRKVQIPFYASNNLIILPVSINGNYPVNFLVDTGVRANILFSKSLGDAMELSYSRELNLVGADGAASLVAFVSPSNHLDLGPLEGTFQNLLVLEEDFLELEKVIGIPIYGIIGYEFFKYNPIKIDYDQEMISFYQRGALKWKPLFYKKLDMIIEGQKPYIEAKVKQENGPVLETKLLIDTGANHGLLLNKETSNDIFLPNRFIETQLGQSLGGELFGFIGRVKNLKIKNMRLDEVLTSYPEETPFSYVIKESGRQGSLGSEVLGRMNMIYDYPRERVLIQKGDNFYQPFEYDMSGMSLKKVPTEENRIYVSQVRVNSPASEVGIVTFDEILSINKVPIFIWELHEIIKLFRSEDGKEIDLEIRRYEGEDIEKYEDLQFRIVLEKQI from the coding sequence ATGAATCATAGGATTGCTGTACTTCTATTTTTATGCTTTTTCTTTATAGAAAAGGGGATTTCCCAAGTACCGGGGTTTTATATGAAAGAAGAAAAGAGGAAAGTTCAAATCCCTTTTTACGCCTCGAATAATTTAATCATTTTACCAGTTTCGATCAATGGAAATTACCCTGTCAACTTTCTAGTAGACACCGGTGTTCGCGCCAATATCCTCTTTAGCAAGAGTCTAGGAGATGCAATGGAACTGTCCTATTCTCGAGAACTCAATTTAGTGGGAGCGGATGGAGCCGCAAGTCTGGTGGCATTTGTTTCACCCTCTAACCATTTAGACCTTGGGCCATTAGAAGGAACTTTCCAAAACTTATTGGTTTTGGAGGAGGACTTTTTGGAATTGGAAAAAGTGATCGGAATTCCGATTTATGGGATCATTGGCTATGAGTTTTTTAAATACAACCCGATCAAGATTGATTATGACCAGGAAATGATTTCCTTTTATCAGCGAGGAGCATTGAAATGGAAACCCCTATTTTATAAAAAGCTGGATATGATTATTGAGGGGCAAAAACCCTATATCGAGGCTAAAGTAAAACAAGAAAATGGACCGGTGCTGGAAACCAAATTATTGATTGACACTGGGGCAAATCATGGCTTGTTGTTAAATAAGGAGACTTCCAATGACATATTCTTGCCCAATCGTTTTATTGAAACCCAGCTTGGTCAGAGTTTAGGTGGAGAGCTATTTGGCTTTATTGGTAGGGTGAAAAACTTGAAAATCAAAAATATGCGCTTAGACGAGGTTCTTACTTCCTATCCCGAGGAGACACCGTTTAGCTATGTGATCAAAGAATCTGGAAGGCAAGGAAGCTTGGGATCAGAAGTCTTAGGGAGGATGAATATGATTTATGATTATCCAAGAGAAAGGGTTTTGATCCAAAAAGGTGATAATTTCTACCAGCCATTTGAGTATGATATGAGTGGCATGTCATTGAAAAAAGTGCCAACCGAGGAAAATAGGATTTATGTCAGTCAGGTTAGAGTCAATTCTCCAGCAAGCGAGGTAGGCATTGTGACTTTTGACGAAATTCTCTCCATTAATAAAGTCCCAATTTTTATCTGGGAGTTACATGAAATCATTAAATTATTTCGATCCGAAGATGGAAAAGAAATTGACTTGGAGATCAGAAGGTATGAAGGAGAAGATATAGAGAAATACGAAGATCTTCAGTTTCGAATCGTGCTAGAAAAGCAGATTTGA
- a CDS encoding LemA family protein produces MKKLLIPILILAVVGIFIYTKAVGTYNQFVQTEEQINGQWAEVETQYQRRADLIPNLVNTVKGYADFEQETLTGVVEARAKATSVNVDASNLTPDKLAQFQEAQDQLSGALSRLLVTVERYPDLKANQNFLELQAQLEGTENRIAVARRKFNESVQAYNSNLRIFPNNIFAGWYDFEQKGYFEAAAGSENAPSVQF; encoded by the coding sequence ATGAAAAAATTACTGATTCCTATTTTAATATTAGCCGTGGTCGGGATTTTCATCTATACCAAGGCAGTAGGAACCTATAATCAATTTGTCCAAACTGAAGAGCAGATAAATGGACAATGGGCCGAGGTGGAAACCCAATATCAAAGAAGAGCTGATCTTATTCCAAACTTGGTGAATACGGTCAAAGGATATGCAGATTTTGAGCAAGAGACTTTAACAGGCGTTGTAGAGGCTAGAGCAAAAGCGACTTCGGTCAATGTGGATGCAAGTAATCTTACACCAGATAAATTAGCTCAATTTCAGGAGGCACAAGACCAACTTTCTGGAGCATTGAGTAGGCTTTTGGTCACTGTGGAGCGTTATCCTGATTTAAAAGCAAATCAAAACTTCCTAGAACTTCAGGCTCAGTTGGAAGGAACAGAAAATAGAATTGCTGTGGCAAGACGGAAGTTTAACGAGTCGGTTCAGGCTTACAATTCAAACCTTCGGATATTCCCTAACAATATCTTTGCGGGCTGGTACGACTTCGAACAAAAAGGCTACTTTGAGGCCGCTGCAGGTTCAGAAAATGCCCCTTCAGTCCAGTTTTAA
- a CDS encoding TPM domain-containing protein — protein sequence MASKLFSSADREAIINAIKSAEVATSGEIQVHIESRCKIDVLDRAVEVFDKLKMYQTQDRNGVLFYLAVTDKKFAILGDSGINEAVPEDFWENIKEQMASHFKAGEFTQGLIEGINQAGKQLGTHFPYQGDSDINELPDEISFGS from the coding sequence ATGGCTTCAAAATTATTCTCTTCTGCAGATAGAGAGGCGATTATTAACGCCATCAAATCTGCAGAGGTAGCTACATCAGGAGAGATTCAGGTACACATAGAAAGTCGATGCAAAATCGATGTACTTGATAGAGCAGTGGAGGTTTTTGATAAACTTAAAATGTATCAAACTCAGGACAGAAACGGGGTATTATTTTACCTCGCAGTGACCGATAAGAAGTTTGCCATTTTAGGTGATTCAGGGATTAATGAAGCTGTCCCAGAGGATTTCTGGGAAAATATTAAAGAACAAATGGCCAGTCATTTCAAAGCTGGCGAATTTACACAAGGTCTGATAGAAGGCATTAATCAAGCCGGTAAGCAACTAGGAACGCATTTCCCTTATCAAGGTGATTCAGACATAAACGAACTTCCTGATGAGATTTCATTTGGATCCTAA
- a CDS encoding TPM domain-containing protein: MRFHLDPKIRPIVFLLIFVSGALFAQDFPPSPNPPRLVNDFTNTLSAAENQQLENKLVAYNDSTSTQISIVMMRSVGDYDISDYAFRLAEDWGIGGAENDNGILILAAMNDRKVFIATGYGMEGAVPDALAKRIVEQLIIPNFKMEAYYQGLDQATDMIFKLASGEYKAEDIESKGKGGGAIFFLLFFIFIFVILPMIRNKNDNDNHMGGRGGGVDLWTTIMLANMLGGGGRRGGGFGGGGGFGGGGGGGFGGFGGGGFGGGGAGGSW, encoded by the coding sequence ATGAGATTTCATTTGGATCCTAAGATCCGCCCAATAGTATTCTTATTAATTTTTGTTTCAGGAGCGTTATTCGCTCAGGATTTTCCTCCTTCTCCAAATCCTCCCAGATTGGTAAATGATTTTACCAATACACTTTCTGCTGCTGAAAACCAGCAATTAGAAAACAAGCTAGTGGCTTATAATGATAGCACATCCACTCAGATTTCCATCGTCATGATGCGTTCTGTTGGGGATTATGATATTTCAGATTATGCCTTTCGATTGGCTGAAGACTGGGGTATAGGGGGTGCTGAAAATGATAATGGGATTCTAATTTTGGCTGCTATGAATGACCGAAAGGTCTTTATCGCTACTGGATACGGAATGGAAGGAGCAGTTCCGGATGCACTTGCCAAAAGGATTGTAGAGCAACTCATCATCCCTAATTTTAAGATGGAGGCCTATTACCAAGGTTTGGATCAGGCAACAGACATGATTTTCAAATTAGCTTCTGGTGAGTATAAAGCAGAAGATATTGAATCTAAGGGAAAAGGTGGAGGAGCGATTTTCTTCCTCTTGTTCTTCATATTTATTTTCGTGATCCTCCCAATGATAAGGAATAAAAATGACAATGATAACCACATGGGTGGCCGTGGAGGCGGTGTAGATCTGTGGACCACGATCATGCTAGCTAATATGCTGGGCGGCGGTGGCCGAAGAGGCGGTGGCTTTGGAGGTGGCGGCGGCTTTGGTGGCGGCGGAGGTGGTGGCTTCGGCGGTTTTGGCGGCGGTGGCTTCGGCGGCGGTGGAGCTGGAGGAAGCTGGTAA
- a CDS encoding molybdopterin molybdotransferase MoeA, with protein MISVFQALSIIDQNTEALAPVLLPLSKLNGCVLAEDVQAPISLPPFRQSAMDGYAFKHGKDELRLIGESKAGDFAEFKIGSADCVRIFTGARVPDQADTVVMQEHVEKTSSGIRLIKTPEKGTNVRPVGEQIKQGEIVLKKGTKINAAIVGFLAGLGISEVLVIPIPKIALIVTGNELQEPGTPLKPGSVYESNRVMIETALKAENVELILSNHVLDDKESTFEAIRVALDADMVLISGGISVGDYDFVKESLERNGVEEKFYKINQKPGKPLWYGKKGKTQVFALPGNPASSLTCFLIYATAAIRKMNGTEKIDIQLKKGKMKGHFVNKFQKALFLQAREQSGVLEVYPKQASSMLVSFTQSNAFLFVPEDVKEIQEEDEVHYIPFKL; from the coding sequence ATGATTTCTGTTTTCCAAGCGCTTTCTATTATTGATCAAAACACAGAAGCCTTAGCCCCTGTTCTTTTGCCATTGTCAAAATTGAATGGATGTGTTTTGGCAGAAGATGTTCAAGCACCGATTAGTTTGCCGCCTTTTCGCCAATCAGCCATGGATGGTTATGCTTTTAAGCATGGGAAGGATGAGCTTCGGTTGATCGGAGAAAGCAAGGCAGGTGATTTTGCCGAGTTTAAAATTGGAAGTGCAGATTGTGTTAGAATATTTACCGGAGCCCGCGTTCCAGACCAGGCAGATACTGTGGTCATGCAAGAGCATGTAGAAAAAACCAGTTCAGGCATTCGTCTTATCAAAACTCCCGAAAAAGGAACGAACGTGAGACCTGTCGGCGAGCAGATAAAGCAAGGAGAGATTGTCTTAAAGAAAGGAACCAAGATCAATGCTGCGATAGTAGGGTTCTTGGCCGGTCTTGGCATCTCAGAGGTTTTAGTCATACCAATACCCAAAATAGCGTTGATTGTCACGGGAAATGAACTTCAGGAGCCAGGAACGCCCCTGAAGCCCGGGTCAGTTTATGAAAGCAATCGAGTGATGATTGAAACAGCCCTGAAGGCTGAAAATGTTGAGTTGATTCTTTCTAACCATGTATTGGATGATAAGGAATCTACTTTCGAGGCAATAAGAGTAGCCTTGGATGCCGATATGGTTTTGATTTCAGGCGGCATCTCTGTGGGCGATTATGATTTTGTCAAAGAGTCTCTAGAAAGAAATGGAGTAGAAGAAAAATTCTATAAGATTAATCAGAAACCCGGGAAGCCGCTTTGGTATGGGAAAAAAGGAAAAACTCAGGTTTTTGCTTTGCCTGGAAATCCAGCCTCTTCTTTAACCTGTTTCCTGATTTATGCCACAGCGGCGATCCGTAAAATGAATGGAACAGAGAAGATTGATATTCAATTAAAAAAAGGGAAAATGAAAGGTCATTTTGTGAATAAATTTCAAAAAGCACTTTTCTTACAAGCCCGGGAGCAATCTGGAGTTTTGGAAGTATATCCCAAACAAGCCTCCAGCATGCTGGTATCCTTCACACAGAGTAATGCGTTTTTATTTGTTCCAGAAGATGTGAAAGAAATACAGGAGGAGGATGAAGTGCATTACATCCCTTTCAAATTATAA
- a CDS encoding molybdenum cofactor guanylyltransferase, with protein sequence MSQSKENIAVYILCGGKSTRMQEEKGLVDFQGKPFIQWILEAIFPLSSNITLVTKNKAYQKFGFPLISDLQDDKGPVGGIYTALAHSDTQTNLILSCDIPKITTNVLSELITQAKNCKNSICFLTDGLHDYPLIGCYSKSLLPVFAEAVLESRLKLCPLVNEQNPMKLFVYQKNQSALTNINSKAELHSLT encoded by the coding sequence ATGAGCCAAAGCAAAGAAAATATCGCGGTGTACATTCTCTGCGGAGGAAAAAGTACTAGAATGCAAGAAGAGAAAGGTCTCGTTGATTTTCAGGGTAAACCTTTTATTCAATGGATTCTTGAAGCTATTTTTCCTCTTAGTAGTAATATTACTTTGGTGACCAAGAACAAAGCATACCAGAAATTCGGATTCCCTCTGATATCAGATTTGCAAGATGATAAAGGGCCTGTGGGAGGAATTTATACCGCGCTTGCCCATTCGGATACTCAGACAAACCTTATCCTTAGTTGCGATATTCCAAAGATTACAACCAATGTACTTTCGGAACTGATAACTCAGGCAAAAAACTGTAAAAACAGCATTTGCTTTTTGACGGATGGATTACATGATTACCCTTTAATCGGATGCTATTCTAAATCATTACTTCCTGTTTTTGCCGAAGCAGTATTGGAAAGCCGATTAAAGCTTTGTCCTTTAGTGAACGAACAGAATCCGATGAAACTGTTCGTCTATCAAAAAAACCAATCAGCCTTGACCAATATCAATTCCAAAGCTGAATTGCATAGCCTTACCTAA
- the cobA gene encoding uroporphyrinogen-III C-methyltransferase: MNTITGKSPQLTLVGAGPGDPELLTLKAIKALQEADVVLYDALANEEILDYANKALKIPVGKRKGMHSHSQDQINEMIVEYAFNYGHVVRLKGGDPFVFGRGKEEQEYVESLGIETSVIPGISSSVAVPASIGIPVTSRGVSESFWVITGTTTSKKLSKDVALAAQSTATVIILMGLGKISEITSIYKSLGKMDLPVAVIQDGTKPEQKEVVGTIDSIEELIEKEKISAPAIIVIGEVVHLASRKLKEELDFVLEDEFIFQNLNTIPFVN; this comes from the coding sequence ATGAATACAATCACAGGAAAATCTCCTCAACTCACGTTGGTGGGAGCAGGACCCGGAGACCCGGAGCTATTGACTTTAAAAGCGATCAAAGCGCTTCAGGAAGCAGATGTCGTACTTTATGATGCCTTAGCAAATGAAGAAATTCTAGATTACGCTAATAAGGCCTTGAAGATTCCCGTGGGTAAGAGAAAGGGAATGCATTCTCATTCTCAGGATCAGATCAATGAAATGATTGTGGAATATGCTTTTAATTATGGGCATGTGGTGCGATTAAAAGGTGGAGATCCTTTTGTTTTTGGCCGAGGAAAAGAAGAGCAGGAATATGTAGAGAGTTTGGGAATAGAAACATCCGTCATTCCCGGAATTTCCTCCAGTGTTGCTGTTCCGGCAAGTATTGGCATTCCTGTCACTTCCCGAGGCGTATCAGAAAGCTTCTGGGTGATAACAGGAACCACCACCAGCAAAAAACTTTCTAAGGATGTGGCCTTAGCGGCACAATCTACTGCAACAGTGATCATTTTGATGGGGCTGGGGAAGATTAGTGAAATTACCTCTATTTATAAATCTTTAGGGAAAATGGATTTGCCTGTCGCTGTCATTCAAGATGGTACCAAACCAGAGCAGAAGGAAGTAGTCGGAACGATTGATAGCATTGAGGAGTTGATTGAGAAGGAGAAGATTTCCGCTCCAGCCATTATTGTAATTGGAGAGGTCGTACATTTAGCATCGAGAAAATTAAAAGAGGAATTAGATTTTGTACTGGAAGATGAATTCATTTTTCAGAACCTCAATACGATTCCTTTTGTAAATTGA
- a CDS encoding MoaD/ThiS family protein, translating into MIQVKYFGVIAEAAQRDSENIAENNMTLAQVLMELSTRHSLGDYHFQVAINRKIVSEDSDQVLSDGDEIAFLPPFSGG; encoded by the coding sequence ATGATTCAGGTAAAATATTTCGGGGTAATTGCAGAAGCAGCACAGCGTGATTCGGAGAATATTGCCGAAAATAATATGACTTTGGCTCAGGTTCTCATGGAATTATCCACCAGACATAGTTTAGGCGATTACCACTTTCAGGTAGCGATCAACCGGAAAATTGTATCTGAGGATTCAGACCAGGTACTTTCCGATGGAGATGAAATTGCCTTTTTACCACCATTTTCTGGAGGTTGA
- a CDS encoding HesA/MoeB/ThiF family protein, producing MNRYIRQINLPNVGDSGQKKLRDSQILVIGAGGLGCAVLPYLAAAGVGRIGIIDGDKIEESNLHRQVLYGPHQIGSYKSKIAAESIIKNNPDVEVLVYEEYLSSKNSEKIFQGFDLIIDATDNLFIRYVINDTCLALGIPFVYGSIHQFQGQVSVFNYQGGPSYRDIFPDENQTVPNCAEAGVLGTTVGLIGMLQANEAIKIILEIGDVLSGKLLIYDMLSHSQQVFEFGNAPKKEKKENSNSFESLNPEEALVGDAILLDVREKGEVPVIEFANSISMPLSLMESESNKLDKEAEIRIFCQSGARSRKAAELLSKKGFQNLKLIRGGAKDLLQLTKNEKSIS from the coding sequence ATGAATCGATATATCCGTCAGATAAATTTACCCAATGTAGGAGACTCAGGTCAAAAAAAACTACGCGATAGTCAAATTCTAGTCATAGGTGCTGGAGGTTTGGGTTGTGCTGTTTTGCCATATTTGGCTGCAGCTGGCGTGGGAAGAATAGGTATTATCGATGGTGATAAAATCGAGGAGTCAAACCTCCATAGACAGGTACTTTATGGCCCCCACCAAATTGGCAGCTATAAATCCAAAATAGCGGCAGAATCCATCATCAAAAACAATCCAGATGTGGAGGTTTTGGTGTATGAAGAATACCTTAGCTCCAAAAATTCAGAAAAGATTTTTCAAGGATTTGATTTGATCATTGATGCCACAGATAATCTCTTTATCCGGTATGTGATTAATGATACTTGCTTAGCATTAGGAATTCCTTTTGTCTATGGCTCTATCCATCAATTTCAAGGACAGGTTTCTGTTTTTAATTACCAAGGTGGGCCCAGTTATCGTGATATTTTTCCGGATGAAAATCAAACCGTTCCTAATTGCGCAGAAGCAGGAGTTCTGGGAACTACTGTAGGTTTGATAGGGATGCTTCAAGCCAATGAAGCAATTAAAATCATTTTGGAGATCGGAGATGTACTTTCTGGCAAACTCTTGATTTATGATATGTTGAGTCATTCTCAGCAAGTGTTTGAATTTGGGAATGCACCGAAGAAGGAAAAAAAAGAAAATTCCAATTCCTTTGAGTCTTTGAATCCAGAGGAAGCTCTAGTTGGAGATGCTATCTTGTTAGATGTTAGAGAAAAAGGTGAAGTTCCTGTAATAGAGTTTGCTAACTCCATCAGCATGCCCTTATCTTTAATGGAAAGCGAAAGTAATAAACTGGATAAAGAGGCAGAAATTCGCATCTTTTGTCAATCAGGAGCTCGAAGTAGAAAGGCCGCTGAGTTGCTTTCCAAAAAAGGATTTCAGAATTTGAAGTTGATACGTGGAGGAGCAAAAGACTTATTACAATTAACGAAAAATGAAAAAAGTATTTCTTGA
- a CDS encoding molybdenum cofactor biosynthesis protein MoaE: MKKVFLEGAISPEFISESIAKHQSKHSIGAHNIFLGQVRADEVEGKKVESIDFTSYEEMANEKLHEIREAAFEKFDLTCLHIYHSLGNVKVGEICIFVFVSSKRRKPVYEATEWLVNQVKTEVPIFGKEIFENEESQWKVNS; encoded by the coding sequence ATGAAAAAAGTATTTCTTGAAGGAGCGATTTCCCCAGAATTCATATCAGAATCCATCGCAAAGCATCAAAGCAAACATAGTATTGGTGCTCATAACATCTTTTTGGGCCAGGTAAGAGCAGATGAAGTGGAGGGCAAGAAAGTTGAGTCCATCGACTTCACGAGTTATGAGGAGATGGCCAATGAAAAATTGCATGAAATCCGGGAAGCTGCTTTTGAAAAGTTTGATTTGACTTGTTTACATATTTATCATAGTCTCGGAAACGTGAAAGTTGGGGAGATTTGCATTTTCGTTTTCGTATCTTCCAAAAGAAGAAAGCCGGTTTATGAAGCTACTGAATGGCTGGTCAATCAGGTAAAAACGGAAGTTCCGATCTTTGGGAAGGAGATTTTCGAAAATGAAGAATCTCAGTGGAAGGTGAATAGTTGA
- the moaCB gene encoding bifunctional molybdenum cofactor biosynthesis protein MoaC/MoaB — protein sequence MVDITHKITTLRVAKAKAIVQVSMPETITAVEENKVPKGNVFEMAKVAGLFAVKNTHITIPDCHPLPIEFTAVEYEIQGMEIHIFITVKTVYKTGVEVEAMHGASVIALTMYDMLKPIDKGIVIREVGLVEKKGGKSSFKQQSPDTINAAVIVCSDSVSKGIKKDAAGKAIVDKLETMGVDIASYEIIPDELEQIRKKALEYADSTKLVIFAGGTGLSKRDVTPEALEPILERRIPGIEEAIRSYGQKIMPYAMLSRSVAGTIGDCLVLALPGSTNGAKESMDAVFPHLLHVFKVLRGTKHDGKD from the coding sequence ATGGTAGATATTACGCATAAAATAACCACCCTTCGTGTTGCCAAGGCGAAAGCTATTGTTCAGGTAAGTATGCCTGAGACCATCACGGCCGTGGAGGAAAATAAAGTACCTAAAGGAAATGTATTCGAAATGGCCAAAGTAGCCGGTCTTTTCGCAGTGAAAAACACACATATTACCATTCCAGATTGTCATCCTCTTCCGATTGAATTTACGGCAGTGGAATATGAGATTCAGGGAATGGAAATTCATATTTTCATTACGGTGAAAACAGTCTATAAAACAGGCGTGGAGGTAGAAGCCATGCATGGAGCCTCAGTGATCGCACTGACCATGTATGATATGCTCAAGCCGATAGACAAAGGAATAGTAATCCGTGAAGTAGGTTTGGTGGAGAAGAAAGGTGGCAAAAGCAGCTTTAAACAGCAAAGTCCAGATACCATTAATGCAGCAGTGATCGTTTGTTCGGATTCTGTATCTAAAGGGATCAAAAAAGATGCTGCAGGGAAGGCGATTGTGGACAAATTGGAAACGATGGGAGTGGATATCGCTTCCTATGAAATTATTCCTGATGAGCTGGAGCAAATTCGCAAAAAGGCATTGGAATATGCGGACTCTACCAAGCTGGTGATTTTTGCCGGAGGAACAGGGTTATCCAAGCGGGATGTTACCCCAGAGGCTTTGGAACCTATCTTGGAGAGGAGAATTCCTGGAATTGAAGAGGCCATTCGAAGTTATGGACAGAAAATCATGCCTTACGCTATGTTGTCCAGGTCGGTGGCAGGTACTATTGGAGATTGCCTAGTTTTGGCTCTTCCAGGCTCCACCAACGGCGCCAAGGAATCTATGGATGCGGTTTTTCCGCATTTATTGCATGTATTTAAAGTATTGAGAGGAACGAAGCATGATGGGAAAGACTGA